One Nicotiana tomentosiformis chromosome 4, ASM39032v3, whole genome shotgun sequence genomic window carries:
- the LOC104110967 gene encoding uncharacterized protein has product MALPNFDALRDMHNSANDLLLHSPLIKREIAHHGQEKWVLEVSETSLRMLDVCSTTKDVILLIKDHLYNLKSTFRRIIFGENKFAAYHCQRKKLKKEILKRLHSLKGMKNH; this is encoded by the coding sequence ATGGCACTACCAAATTTTGATGCTCTAAGAGACATGCACAACTCAGCCAATGACTTATTGCTTCATTCACCACTGATCAAACGAGAAATCGCGCATCACGGACAAGAAAAATGGGTCCTCGAAGTTTCTGAGACATCGCTAAGAATGCTCGATGTTTGTAGCACCACAAAAGATGTAATTTTGCTCATCAAAGATCATCTCTACAACCTCAAGTCCACATTCAGAAGAATTATCTTTGGCGAAAACAAGTTTGCAGCTTACCATTGTCAACGAAAGAAGTTGAAGAAAGAAATCTTGAAGCGTTTGCATTCCTTAAAGGGAATGAAAAATCATTAG
- the LOC104110973 gene encoding uncharacterized protein, whose translation MATNLVRSTSLPTATHPLIVSAEEQLQRLKSSEGTSTSSHSTICQKLDGLRKLYDCVNDVLQLPISQQVLSYEKHVKLMEHVSNGSLKVLDTCSITKDAFSQMKGRVQLLESCLRRRRGGEFSLSNEVDAYMASNKKLNKVICKGFRDLHKKENDQTIVMEESDLKSLVSLIKGLEDVTLTVLESTSSFISKTKMKSKQNGWSVVSKLLKPKRVSCEGVEISEVEKLDMELLLLRNEKIDNSQILSALKKLQVFESSIQELEDGLGAIFRLLLKTRVSLLNILSH comes from the coding sequence ATGGCGACAAACCTCGTTCGTTCCACGAGCTTGCCTACAGCAACTCATCCTCTCATTGTCAGTGCAGAGGAGCAGTTGCAAAGGTTGAAGTCATCTGAAGGAACTTCCACTTCTTCTCATTCAACAATATGCCAAAAATTGGATGGACTCAGAAAATTGTACGATTGTGTTAATGATGTCCTCCAATTGCCAATTAGCCAACAAGTTCTCTCCTATGAAAAACATGTTAAATTAATGGAACATGTCTCTAACGGTTCCCTCAAGGTTTTGGATACCTGTAGCATCACTAAAGACGCTTTCTCACAGATGAAGGGACGTGTTCAACTACTCGAGTCATGTCTACGTAGAAGGAGAGGTGGAGAATTCAGCTTATCAAATGAAGTCGACGCATACATGGCATCTAATAAGAAACTCAACAAAGTGATTTGCAAAGGTTTCAGAGATTTGCATAAGAAAGAAAATGATCAGACAATAGTAATGGAGGAATCTGACCTTAAATCATTGGTTAGTCTAATTAAAGGACTTGAAGATGTTACTCTTACAGTATTGGAGTCAACTTCATCTTTCATTTCCAAAACAAAGATGAAATCAAAGCAGAATGGTTGGTCTGTGGTCTCAAAGTTATTAAAGCCAAAGAGAGTTTCATGTGAAGGAGTTGAAATATCTGAAGTTGAGAAGTTAGACATGGAGTTGCTTCTTCTACGTAACGAGAAGATAGATAATTCACAGATATTAAGTGCACTTAAAAAACTGCAGGTATTTGAGTCAAGCATTCAAGAACTGGAGGATGGGTTGGGAGCTATTTTTAGGCTTCTCTTGAAAACTAGAGTTTCCCTTCTCAACATTCTCAGTCACTAA
- the LOC104110966 gene encoding NADH dehydrogenase [ubiquinone] 1 beta subcomplex subunit 2 — protein sequence MGGGHGHGVTYKGITIHQPKRWHSVTGKGLCAVMWFWVLYRAKQDGPVVLGWRHPWDGHGHGHDH from the exons ATGGGAGGGGGACACGGACATGGCGTAACATATAAAGGAATTACTATTCATCAACCTAAGCGTTGGCACTCTGTCACCGGAAAGGGATTGTGTGCCGTTATGTG GTTTTGGGTTCTCTACCGGGCCAAGCAAGATGGTCCTGTAGTGTTG GGCTGGAGGCATCCCTGGGATGGCCATGGCCATGGTCATGACCATTAG
- the LOC104110969 gene encoding ATP-dependent zinc metalloprotease FTSH, chloroplastic translates to MANSLLSSNFFGSQIFVSPPTPKTTKYFHFHSKRKSLIPQSILNKKPNSDNLKNIPSKAALAALLFSSITPHAFALDNTTPTVPTPQVIQAEAANPSTSNPFSQNIILNAPKPQAQTNPELPEVSQWRYSEFLNAVKKGKVERVRFSKDGSALQLTAVDGRRATVIVPNDPDLIDILAMNGVDISVSEGDSAGNGLFNLIGNLFPFIAFAGLFYLFQRSQGGPGGPGGLGGPMDFGRSKSKFQEVPETGVTFADVAGADQAKLELQEVVDFLKNPDKYTALGAKIPKGCLLVGPPGTGKTLLARAVAGEAGVPFFSCAASEFVELFVGVGASRVRDLFEKAKSKAPCIVFIDEIDAVGRQRGAGMGGGNDEREQTINQLLTEMDGFSGNSGVIVLAATNRPDVLDSALLRPGRFDRQVTVDRPDVAGRIKILQVHSRGKALAKDVDFEKIARRTPGFTGADLQNLMNEAAILAARRELKEISKDEISDALERIIAGPEKKNAVVSDEKKKLVAYHEAGHALVGALMPEYDPVAKISIIPRGQAGGLTFFAPSEERLESGLYSRSYLENQMAVALGGRVAEEVIFGQDNVTTGASNDFMQVSRVARQMVERLGFSKKIGQVAIGGGGGNPFLGQQMSTQKDYSMATADVVDAEVRELVERAYERATEIITTHIDILHKLAQLLIEKETVDGEEFMSLFIDGKAELYIS, encoded by the exons ATGGCCAATTCTCTGCTCTCTTCCAACTTCTTTGGTTCTCAAATCTTTGTCTCTCCTCCCACACCTAAAACCACAAAATATTTCCATTTTCACTCCAAAAGAAAGTCTTTAATCCCTCAATCAATTCTCAACAAAAAACCCAATTCAGATAATTTAAAGAATATTCCTTCAAAAGCTGCTTTAGCTGCTTTACTATTTTCTTCAATCACTCCACATGCCTTTGCTCTTGACAATACTACCCCTACAGTACCAACTCCTCAAGTGATTCAAGCTGAAGCAGCCAATCCCAGCACTTCAAATCCATTCTCTCAAAATATAATCTTGAATGCTCCAAAGCCTCAAGCACAGACCAATCCTGAACTTCCAGAAGTTTCTCAATGGAGATACAGTGAATTCTTGAATGCTGTGAAAAAGGGTAAAGTTGAAAGGGTCCGATTCAGTAAAGACGGATCTGCCCTCCAGCTTACTGCTGTTGATGGCCGTAGAGCTACTGTAATTGTGCCTAATGACCCGGATTTAATTGACATTTTGGCTATGAATGGTGTTGATATATCAGTTTCTGAAGGTGATTCTGCTGGTAATGGGTTGTTTAatttaattggaaatttattCCCTTTTATTGCTTTTGCTGGATTGTTCTATCTTTTCCAGAGATCTCAAGGTGGGCCTGGTGGGCCAGGTGGGCTTGGTGGCCCCATGGATTTTGGTAGGTCAAAGTCAAAGTTTCAAGAAGTTCCTGAAACTGGAGTGACTTTTGCTGATGTTGCTGGTGCTGATCAAGCTAAATTGGAGTTACAAGAAGTGGTTGATTTTTTAAAGAATCCTGATAAGTATACTGCTTTAGGTGCTAAAATACCAAAAGGGTGTCTTTTGGTGGGACCACCTGGTACAGGAAAGACACTTTTGGCTAGAGCAGTTGCTGGTGAAGCTGGTGTACCATTTTTCTCATGTGCAGCATCAGAGTTTGTTGAGTTGTTTGTTGGTGTTGGAGCTTCTAGAGTGAGGGATTTGTTCGAGAAGGCGAAGTCGAAAGCGCCTtgcattgtgtttattgatgagaTTGATGCTGTGGGGAGGCAGAGAGGTGCAGGAATGGGAGGTGGGAATGATGAGAGAGAGCAGACTATTAATCAACTCTTGACTGAAATGGATGGGTTTTCTGGAAATAGTGGAGTCATTGTTTTGGCTGCAACTAATAGGCCTGATGTTCTTGATTCTGCATTGTTGAGACCTGGGAGGTTCGATCGACAAGTGACTGTCGACAGGCCTGATGTTGCTGGTAGAATCAAGATTCTTCAG GTGCATTCTAGAGGAAAGGCCCTTGCAAAGGATGTGGACTTTGAGAAGATTGCCAGGAGAACACCGGGTTTCACTGGTGCAGATTTGCAAAACTTGATGAACGAAGCAGCAATCCTTGCAGCTAGGCGTGAACTAAAGGAAATAAGTAAAGATGAGATATCTGATGCTCTGGAGAGGATAATTGCCGGCCCAGAGAAGAAAAATGCTGTTGTCTCAGATGAGAAGAAGAAGCTGGTAGCTTATCATG AGGCCGGCCATGCCTTGGTTGGTGCACTTATGCCCGAGTATGATCCTGTTGCCAAGATATCTATAATTCCTCGAGGCCAAGCTGGTGGTCTTACCTTCTTTGCCCCCAGCGAAGAAAGACTTGAGTCGGGCTTGTACAGCAGGAGCTACCTAGAGAATCAAATGGCGGTTGCACTTGGTGGAAG GGTTGCTGAGGAGGTTATTTTTGGACAAGATAACGTAACAACTGGGGCATCTAACGATTTCATGCAAGTTTCACGAGTGGCAAGGCAGATGGTTGAGAGATTAGGGTTCAGCAAAAAGATTGGACAAGTTGCCATTGGAGGAGGTGGAGGAAATCCTTTCCTAGGTCAACAG ATGTCAACCCAGAAAGACTACTCCATGGCTACAGCCGATGTGGTTGATGCTGAAGTAAGGGAATTGGTTGAAAGAGCATATGAAAGGGCAACAGAGATTATCACAACACACATTGACATCCTACACAAGCTTGCTCAGCTGTTGATAGAGAAAGAAACTGTTGATGGTGAAGAGTTCATGAGCCTTTTCATCGATGGCAAGGCCGAGCTATACATTTCATGA
- the LOC104110968 gene encoding serine/threonine-protein kinase BSK1-like: MGCCQSSIQQELSSEKDQRHGGVSHPRASNGTGAAVGDGGVPVFSEFSLSELKAATNNFSSEFIVSESGEKAPNMVYKGRLQNRRWIAVKKFTKTAWPDPKQFADEASGVGKLRHKRLANLIGYCSDGDERLLVAEYMPNDTLAKHLFHWENQTLEWAMRLRVALYIAEALDYCSSEGRPLYHDLNAYRVLFDENGDPRLSCFGLMKNSRDGKSYSTNLAYTPPEYLRNGRVTQESVVFSYGTVLLDLLSGKHIPPGHALDMIRGKNILLLMDSHLEGNFSTEEATVVFDLASRCLQYEPRERPNTKDLVSTLGPLQSKPDVASHVMLGIPKPEEAPPTPQHPLSAMGDACSRMDLTAIHQILVMTHYKDDEGTNELSFQEWTQQMRDMLEARKRGDLAFRDKDFKTAIDCYSQFVDVGTMVSPTVYARRSLCYLMCDQPDAALRDAMQAQCVYPDWSTAFYMQAVALSKLDMHKDAADMLNEAAILEEKKRSGRGS; encoded by the exons ATGGGTTGTTGTCAATCTTCAATCCAGCAAGAGCTAAGCTCAGAGAAGGATCAGCGCCATGGAGGAGTGAGCCACCCACGCGCCTCCAACGGGACCGGCGCCGCCGTGGGTGACGGTGGTGTACCGGTTTTCTCGGAGTTCTCACTTTCTGAGCTCAAAGCAGCTACGAATAACTTCAGCTCAGAGTTCATAGTTTCTGAAAGTGGCGAAAAGGCCCCTAATATGGTTTACAAGGGCCGTTTGCAGAATCGGCGTTGGATCGCTGTTAAGAAATTTACTAAAACGGCTTGGCCTGATCCTAAACAGTTTGCG GATGAAGCATCAGGTGTTGGGAAATTGAGGCATAAAAGGCTGGCTAATTTGATTGGCTACTGTTCTGATGGGGATGAGAGGCTGCTTGTAGCTGAGTACATGCCAAATGATACACTTGCTAAACATCTGTTTCACT GGGAGAATCAAACCCTTGAATGGGCAATGCGTTTAAGAGTGGCTCTATATATTGCTGAAGCATTGGATTACTGTAGCAGTGAAGGTCGACCACTATACCATGACTTGAACGCATATAGAGTTCTCTTCGACGAG AATGGCGATCCCCGTCTTTCTTGTTTTGGGCTGATGAAAAATAGCAGGGATGGTAAAAGTTATAGCACGAACCTTGCTTATACACCTCCTGAGTATTTAAGAAATG GAAGAGTTACTCAAGAAAGTGTTGTTTTCAGCTATGGAACTGTCCTTTTGGATCTGCTAAGTGGAAAACATATTCCTCCTGGTCAT GCACTAGATATGATACGGGGCAAAAACATTCTTCTATTAATGGATTCACATTTGGAGGGAAATTTCTCGACAGAAGAGGCAACCGTTGTATTTGATCTGGCTTCACGCTGCTTGCAGTATGAACCCAGGGAGCGACCAAATACCAAAGACCTCGTTTCAACACTTGGTCCATTGCAAAGTAAACCTGAT GTCGCATCTCATGTAATGTTGGGTATTCCTAAGCCTGAGGAAGCTCCGCCAACTCCACAGCACCCTCTTTCTGCAATGGGTGATGCTTGTTCGAGAATGGATCTCACAGCTATTCATCAGATTTTGGTAATGACACATTATAAAGACGATGAAGGGACAAATGAG TTGTCTTTCCAAGAGTGGACTCAACAGATGAGGGATATGCTAGAGGCAAGAAAGCGGGGAGACTTGGCATTTCGGGACAAGGACTTTAAAACTGCCATAGATTGCTATTCTCAG TTCGTAGATGTGGGAACAATGGTGTCTCCAACTGTCTATGCACGAAGAAGTCTTTGTTATCTCATGTGTGATCAACCAGATGCCGCCCTTCGAGATGCAATGCAAGCACAATGTGTCTACCCAGATTGGTCTACTGCATTTTACATGCAAGCAGTTGCACTCTCCAAGCTAGACATGCACAAAGATGCAGCTGACATGTTGAATGAAGCTGCAATTCTCGAAGAGAAAAAACGAAGTGGAAGAGGATCTTGA
- the LOC104110972 gene encoding uncharacterized protein codes for MENQMATNHVRSTSLPTATHPLIASAVEQLQRLKSSELTSTSSHSTIFQRLDGLRKLYECVDDVLLLPINQQVLSLEKHAKLLEQVSDVSLNVVDTCSIVKDAFSQIKERKYFRDLLNHTEKNYTIVIDDSDLASSISLIKGVEEVSLTVLESTLSFISNPKMRSKASGLSLFSKLLKPKRVSCEGADISEVEKIDMELLLLIQSKQTDHSQMQSVLKKLETFESNIQELEDGLGTIFRYLLKTRVSLLNLLNH; via the coding sequence ATGGAAAATCAAATGGCGACAAACCATGTTCGTTCCACGAGTTTGCCTACTGCAACTCATCCTCTTATTGCAAGTGCAGTGGAGCAGTTGCAAAGGTTGAAGTCATCTGAATTAACTTCCACATCTTCTCACTCTACAATATTCCAAAGATTGGACGGTCTTAGAAAATTATACGAATGTGTTGATGATGTCCTCCTTTTGCCAATCAACCAACAAGTTCTCTCCCTTGAAAAACATGCCAAATTACTTGAACAAGTCTCTGATGTGTCCCTCAATGTTGTCGATACCTGTAGCATCGTTAAAGATGCTTTCTCACAAATAAAGGAACGTAAATATTTCCGAGATCTTTTGAACCACACAGAGAAGAATTACACAATAGTGATAGACGACTCTGACTTAGCATCATCGATTAGCTTAATCAAAGGAGTTGAAGAAGTTAGTCTTACAGTATTGGAATCAACtctatctttcatttcaaatccaAAGATGAGATCAAAGGCAAGTGGATTGTCTTTGTTCTCTAAGCTGTTGAAGCCAAAGAGAGTGTCATGTGAAGGAGCTGATATCTCAGAAGTAGAGAAGATAGACATGGAATTGCTTCTTCTTATTCAAAGTAAACAAACAGATCATTCACAAATGCAAAGTGTACTTAAAAAACTCGAGACATTTGAATCGAACATTCAAGAATTGGAGGACGGATTAGGAACCATATTTAGGTATCTTCTAAAAACCAGAGTTTCCCTCCTCAACCTTCTTAACCACTAA